A genome region from Nicotiana tabacum cultivar K326 chromosome 13, ASM71507v2, whole genome shotgun sequence includes the following:
- the LOC107804200 gene encoding caffeoylshikimate esterase: MKHPVAEANEESPFGSLSQSEFYSHHSVTHNSEFITNSRGLKLFAQWWTPLPPAKIVGVVCVVHGFTGESSWFVQLTAVHIAKHGFIVCAIDHQGHGFSDGLAAHIPDLNLVVNDCISFFDSFRNLHAPQSLPSFLYAESLGGAIALLITLRQGDSAPRRPFDGVVLNGAMCGISNKFKPAWPLEYLLDIAAFLIPTWPVVPTRGSLPMVAFKEEWKRKLAIASPKRPLMKPRAATARELMRVCRELQGRFEEVKVPFLIVHGGDDVICDPACAEELYRRSISNDKTLNIYPGMWHQLIGEPEENVEKVFGDVVEWLRTRAEKTTVDGGA; the protein is encoded by the exons ATGAAGCATCCAGTTGCAGAAGCAAACGAGGAGAGTCCATTCGGCTCACTGAGCCAATCCGAATTCTACTCTCACCACTCAGTAACTCACAACTCCGAATTCATCACCAATTCACGAGGCCTTAAGCTTTTCGCTCAGTGGTGGACCCCACTCCCTCCGGCGAAAATCGTCGGCGTTGTCTGTGTCGTCCACGGCTTCACCGGCGAGTCCAGCTGGTTCGTTCAGCTCACCGCCGTTCACATAGCCAAACACGGATTCATCGTCTGCGCTATTGATCACCAAGGCCATGGATTCTCCGACGGCCTTGCCGCTCACATACCGGACCTAAATCTCGTCGTTAACGACTGTATTAGTTTCTTCGATTCGTTTCGGAATCTCCACGCGCCGCAGTCTCTGCCGTCGTTCCTTTACGCTGAGTCCCTCGGCGGCGCTATCGCGCTGCTAATCACTCTCCGGCAGGGTGATTCTGCTCCCCGCCGACCGTTCGACGGTGtcgttttgaatggagctatgtGTGGGATTAGCAATAAGTTTAAACCGGCGTGGCCTTTGGAGTATCTCCTTGATATTGCCGCTTTTTTGATCCCGACTTGGCCAGTAGTTCCCACTCGCGGCTCGTTGCCTATGGTTGCGTTCAAG GAGGAGTGGAAGAGGAAGCTGGCAATAGCCAGTCCAAAGAGGCCACTTATGAAGCCACGCGCAGCGACGGCGCGTGAGTTGATGAGGGTATGCAGGGAGTTACAGGGGCGATTCGAAGAAGTGAAGGTGCCATTTCTGATAGTACACGGCGGTGATGACGTCATTTGCGATCCAGCCTGTGCGGAGGAGCTGTATCGACGATCGATAAGTAATGACAAGACTTTGAATATATATCCGGGAATGTGGCATCAGCTGATCGGCGAACCAGAGGAAAATGTGGAGAAAGTGTTCGGAGATGTTGTGGAGTGGCTTAGAACGAGAGCTGAGAAGACCACCGTGGACGGCGGCGCGTAG